The Chloroflexota bacterium genome window below encodes:
- a CDS encoding type II toxin-antitoxin system MqsA family antitoxin, translating into MKTEQCEYCDGNLEMQHVLVPFRFKGETIYVENVPTWVCAKCGEKYFDAPVYKRLEQIARQRKRIRRAITFPLAKFSTPSVHSRIA; encoded by the coding sequence ATGAAAACAGAACAATGCGAATACTGTGACGGCAATCTGGAAATGCAACATGTCTTGGTGCCATTTCGTTTCAAGGGCGAGACCATCTACGTCGAAAACGTACCGACCTGGGTCTGTGCGAAATGCGGCGAAAAGTATTTCGACGCGCCGGTCTACAAACGCCTTGAACAAATCGCGCGGCAACGCAAACGAATCCGGCGTGCTATCACTTTTCCGCTCGCTAAATTCAGTACGCCATCAGTTCACTCAAGAATCGCATAG
- the fabG gene encoding 3-oxoacyl-[acyl-carrier-protein] reductase, which translates to MINLNGKVALVTGASRGIGRAIALKLAAQGAKIVVNYNKNADAANQLVAEINQSGGEAVAVAGDVSQFAVAQSVIKATTEAFGRLDILVNNAGTTRDNLLALMKEDEFDSVIQTNLKSVFNCSKAVLRQMMKQKYGRIINITSIAGVVGNPGQTNYSASKAGIIGFTKAMAKEYGAKNIIVNAVAPGYIPTDLTNVLPQEIKDGIVKFTALGRMGTVDEVANAVAFLASDDASYITGQVLCVDGGIT; encoded by the coding sequence ATGATCAACCTCAACGGCAAAGTCGCGCTTGTCACCGGCGCATCGCGCGGCATCGGTCGCGCGATTGCGCTCAAACTCGCAGCGCAAGGCGCAAAAATTGTGGTAAACTATAACAAGAACGCGGACGCCGCGAATCAACTCGTTGCCGAGATCAATCAGAGCGGCGGCGAAGCGGTCGCCGTCGCGGGCGACGTGTCCCAGTTCGCCGTCGCGCAAAGCGTCATCAAGGCGACGACCGAGGCGTTCGGGCGGCTCGACATTCTCGTCAACAACGCCGGCACGACGCGCGACAATCTGCTCGCGTTGATGAAGGAAGACGAATTCGATTCCGTCATCCAGACCAACTTGAAGAGCGTGTTCAATTGCAGTAAAGCCGTACTCCGCCAAATGATGAAGCAAAAGTACGGACGTATTATCAACATCACCTCGATTGCCGGCGTCGTCGGCAATCCAGGTCAGACAAATTACTCGGCGTCCAAAGCCGGCATCATCGGCTTTACCAAGGCGATGGCGAAAGAGTACGGCGCGAAAAATATCATCGTGAACGCGGTTGCGCCCGGCTACATCCCGACCGATCTCACGAACGTTCTGCCGCAAGAGATCAAGGACGGGATCGTCAAGTTCACCGCGCTCGGCAGAATGGGCACGGTGGACGAAGTGGCGAACGCGGTCGCGTTCCTCGCCTCCGACGACGCGAGTTACATCACAGGGCAAGTGTTGTGCGTGGATGGCGGAATCACGTAG
- a CDS encoding Asp23/Gls24 family envelope stress response protein, with protein MEESLGKVTVSPEVLIQLVRLSALATPGVARLSSDHPNSVQRLFSGKASEGIRLELTDDAVTIDLYIVSEPETHLVTLGHALQREIGRAIQDVVGMPVREINIHVQDVMDRSADKTN; from the coding sequence ATGGAAGAATCTCTCGGCAAAGTGACGGTTTCACCCGAAGTGCTTATTCAATTGGTGCGTTTGTCCGCGCTCGCCACGCCTGGCGTCGCGCGGCTCTCGTCCGATCATCCCAACAGCGTCCAGCGCTTGTTCAGCGGCAAAGCCAGCGAAGGCATTCGCCTCGAATTGACCGACGATGCCGTGACGATTGATCTGTACATCGTCTCCGAACCGGAGACGCATCTCGTAACCCTGGGTCACGCGTTGCAACGCGAAATCGGACGCGCCATTCAAGACGTGGTTGGCATGCCCGTCCGCGAGATCAACATCCACGTTCAAGACGTGATGGATCGCAGCGCGGATAAAACAAACTAG
- the nusB gene encoding transcription antitermination factor NusB, whose product MTVKIRRQARAIALQTLFEVDSVGHNAQDILARLVEEENLVADGAEFAQTLVRGVIEHTARLDGIIAKHAPEWPVDQLAIVDRNILRLALYELQYVEDVPIKVAVNEAVELAKTFGSDNAPRFVNGVLGGYLQEHPAGELRSMKHA is encoded by the coding sequence ATGACTGTGAAAATTCGCCGACAGGCGCGGGCAATCGCCCTGCAAACACTTTTTGAAGTAGACAGCGTCGGACACAACGCGCAAGATATTCTCGCGCGGCTCGTCGAAGAAGAAAACCTGGTCGCGGACGGCGCGGAGTTCGCGCAGACGCTCGTGCGCGGGGTGATCGAGCACACCGCGCGCTTGGACGGCATCATCGCCAAGCACGCGCCCGAATGGCCCGTGGACCAGCTCGCGATCGTGGATCGCAACATTCTCCGCCTCGCACTGTACGAATTGCAGTACGTCGAGGACGTGCCGATCAAGGTCGCGGTGAACGAAGCGGTCGAACTCGCCAAAACGTTCGGTAGTGATAATGCGCCGCGTTTCGTCAACGGCGTGCTCGGCGGTTATCTCCAAGAACATCCCGCCGGCGAACTACGGAGCATGAAACACGCATGA
- a CDS encoding tetratricopeptide repeat protein: protein MSNPSRQAQEHFERGNQLFDRDNFKGAIAEWRAALAIAPQFDNVRFNLGLAYAKDGQSELAIKEFNAVLQLDPSDQDARRELAEIFINEKRFEDAAEQLQLILENTPNDAETLAKLDTIQTDLHRIAEDHFARGNQLDEAGEHDSAIAEWEQATELAPAFIEAHYNLGIAYADQGRNDWAIEEFRRVLQLDPNDLDARRELADTYFAEGLVSDAVKQLNQVLLFAPDDAQAKAMMNEINRKSTPTTKEQTDAEEHFKRGNTFEEQGNRDQAIAEWLKALDWDPNHAGAHYNLGVAYADEDNTANAIAEIKQAIQLEPFDIEMRRELAEICWQADDVDEAINQLRQALNVAPGDSQAAHMLADIYLHQEKWDEAAAALEMGGLVEQDVDAWFRIGDAYEREEREEDAILAYRRARLAQPDHAQATRALQRLRVPLDEPLEEDEQV, encoded by the coding sequence ATGAGCAATCCTTCTCGGCAAGCGCAAGAACATTTTGAACGCGGGAATCAATTGTTCGATCGCGACAATTTCAAAGGCGCGATTGCCGAGTGGCGCGCCGCGCTCGCCATCGCGCCCCAATTCGACAACGTGCGCTTCAACCTGGGACTCGCGTACGCCAAAGACGGTCAATCCGAATTGGCGATCAAGGAATTCAACGCGGTCTTGCAACTCGATCCGTCCGACCAAGACGCGCGGCGCGAGCTGGCTGAAATCTTTATCAATGAGAAGCGTTTTGAAGACGCCGCCGAGCAACTCCAACTCATCTTGGAAAATACGCCCAACGACGCCGAGACACTCGCCAAACTCGACACGATCCAAACCGATCTCCATCGCATCGCGGAAGACCATTTCGCGCGCGGCAATCAATTGGATGAAGCGGGCGAACACGACAGCGCGATTGCCGAATGGGAACAAGCCACCGAACTTGCGCCCGCCTTCATCGAAGCGCATTACAACCTGGGCATCGCTTACGCCGACCAGGGTCGCAACGATTGGGCAATCGAAGAATTCCGTCGAGTGCTCCAACTCGATCCGAACGACCTGGACGCGCGGCGCGAGCTTGCCGACACCTATTTCGCCGAAGGTCTCGTGTCAGACGCGGTCAAGCAACTCAACCAGGTTTTGCTGTTCGCGCCGGATGACGCGCAAGCCAAAGCGATGATGAACGAAATCAATCGCAAATCAACGCCAACGACAAAAGAGCAGACCGACGCCGAAGAGCATTTCAAACGCGGCAACACGTTCGAGGAGCAAGGCAATCGCGACCAAGCCATCGCAGAATGGCTGAAGGCGCTCGACTGGGATCCGAATCACGCTGGCGCGCATTACAACCTCGGCGTCGCGTATGCGGATGAGGACAACACCGCCAACGCGATTGCCGAGATCAAACAAGCCATTCAACTCGAACCGTTCGACATCGAGATGCGACGCGAACTCGCCGAGATTTGTTGGCAAGCCGACGACGTAGACGAAGCGATCAATCAGCTGCGCCAAGCGTTGAATGTCGCGCCCGGCGACAGCCAAGCCGCGCACATGCTCGCGGACATTTACCTCCATCAAGAAAAATGGGATGAAGCCGCCGCCGCGTTAGAAATGGGCGGGTTGGTCGAGCAGGATGTGGATGCGTGGTTTCGCATCGGCGATGCGTACGAACGCGAGGAGCGCGAGGAGGACGCGATATTGGCGTATCGGCGCGCGCGACTCGCGCAACCCGACCACGCGCAAGCCACGCGCGCGCTGCAACGCTTGCGCGTACCGCTCGACGAACCGCTTGAAGAAGACGAACAAGTCTGA